A genome region from Passer domesticus isolate bPasDom1 chromosome 25, bPasDom1.hap1, whole genome shotgun sequence includes the following:
- the PPP1R15B gene encoding protein phosphatase 1 regulatory subunit 15B yields the protein MGGGDAKWAGQALTPRPSLWGREALRRRRRHFVLKLPQDGVESRTGAARRPPSPQTHRPATERRSTHPSAPLAALSGLMEHSGRERAGPGLAWPRLGLAAAWPKLAAPSAAPAGGSSQASPPFSWLRAVSQLLSPLPALLQRLLPGAALSSALCPAKAPPPLVLLPRADASLGWAEEEPPEKRPERGPEAPAGLWAAGVVRSSLRALPMDLYVLEQGKSHLPQPLRAEGLPEVEFLRSKRLAFLQRWHLPVPEPDHGYHSLEEEQQQQQHRGVCRDIAEQPQDAGGQPGGVPVERERLRGEAEQGEVSAEEEREDSETEQSFPISSRPVCANKLIDYIIGGVSSGEESEGEEDWDDDDGGGDEEDDDGFDSEELPSDSDAGSQDGERLHLWNSFYSLDPYNPQNFTATIQTSSSEPGKGMSDMEEEEEEEEDSWAESSEGSPSSEEDEWDCESVDEAENLKLWNSFCSSDDPYNPLNFTAAFQTAEKKGTPGLRGAERASSVPSEHFSVCRVQLEQHTCGSTELGHSREKTASSKRKKVTFREEVTEYYISSEEDRRGPWEELARDGCRFQKRIQETEEAIGHCLSPEHRLRVLHRLQGCHPQHLPACNFPDP from the exons ATGGGAGGTGGTGACGCGAAGTGGGCGGGGCAGGCGCTGACGCCCCGCCCCTCCCTCTGGGGGCGGGAAGCGCtgaggcggcggcgccgccaTTTTGTGCTGAAGCTGCCTCAGGATGGAGTCGAAAGCCGGACCGGAGCTGCCCGCCGCCCGCCGAGCCCTCAGACCCACCGCCCCGCCACGGAGCGCCGCTCCACGCACCCCTCCGCACCGCTGGCAGCGCTGAGCGGCCTCATGGAGCACAGCGGACGCGAACGCGCCGGCCCCGGCTTGGCATGGCCCCGGCTGGGCCTGGCCGCGGCCTGGCCGAAGCTGGCGGCGCCCAGCGCGGCGCCCGCCGGCGGCTCGTCCCAGGCGAGCCCGCCCTTCTCGTGGCTGCGCGCGGTGTCGCAGCTGCTGTCGCCGCTGCCCGCCCTCCTGCAGCGGCTGCTGCCCGGCGCCGCGCTCAGCTCCGCGCTGTGCCCCGCCAaggcgccgccgccgctggtgctgctgcccagggcggACGCCTCGCTGGGCTGGGCCGAGGAGGAGCCCCCGGAGAAGCGGCCGGAGCGCGGCCCGGAGGCGCCGGCggggctgtgggcagcaggggtgGTGCGGAGCAGCCTGAGGGCTCTTCCCATGGATTTGTacgtgctggagcagggcaagagCCACCTGCCGCAGCCGCTGCGAGCCGAGGGCCTGCCCGAGGTTGAATTCCTGCGCAGCAAGCGCCTGGCGTTCCTCCAGCGCTGGCACCTGCCCGTGCCCGAGCCCGACCACGGCTaccacagcctggaggaggagcagcagcagcagcagcaccgggGTGTCTGCCGGGACATTGCGGAGCAGCCCCAGGATGCGGGGGGACAGCCCGGAGGTGTCCCCGTGGAGCGGGAGCGGCTCCGGGGTGAGGCCGAGCAGGGAGAAGTCTCGGCCGAAGAGGAACGGGAGGACTCGGAAACGGAGCAGAGCTTCCCAATTTCCTCCAGACCTGTCTGCGCGAATAAATTAATCGATTATATCATCGGGGGGGTATCCAGCGGGGAGGAGAGTGAGGGTGAGGAAGActgggatgatgatgatggtggtgGTGATGAAGAGGATGATGACGGGTTTGACAGCGAAGAGCTGCCCTCGGACTCAGACGCCGGCAGCCAGGACGGGGAGAGGCTTCACCTGTGGAATTCCTTCTACAGCTTGGATCCCTACAACCCTCAGAACTTCACAGCCACCATCCAGACGTCTTCCAGCGAGCCGGGAAAGGGAATGTCGgacatggaggaggaggaggaggaggaggaagactCGTGGGCAGAGTCCTCGGAGGGCTCTCCCAGTTCCGAGGAGGACGAGTGGGACTGTGAGAGCGTGGACGAGGCGGAAAACTTGAAACTTTGGAACTCGTTCTGTAGCTCGGACGATCCCTACAACCCTTTAAATTTCACGGCGGCCTTTCAGACAGCGGAGAAAAAAGGGACGCCGGGTTTGCGAGGGGCGGAGAGGGCGAGCTCTGTCCCCTCGGAGCATTTCAGCGTGTGTAGGGTCCAGCTGGAACAACACACCTGCGGGAGCACTGaactggggcacagcagggagaaaACCGCCAGTTCCAAGCGGAAAAAG GTGACATTCCGGGAGGAGGTGACCGAGTACTACATCAGCAGCGAGGAGGACCGCCGGGGCCCGTGGGAGGAGCTGGCCCGGGACGGCTGCCGGTTCCAAAAGCGCATCCAGGAGACCGAGGAGGCCATCGGCCACTGCCTGAGCCCCGAGCACAGGctcagggtgctgcacaggctccagggctgccacccccagcacctcccagcctGCAATTTCCCTGACCcttaa